One region of Armatimonadota bacterium genomic DNA includes:
- the csaB gene encoding polysaccharide pyruvyl transferase CsaB — protein sequence MIARKRIIISGYYGFSNMGDEAVLSAIVAGLREHSKKDIEITVISGAPKETQLQHGVRALSRRSIAEVLAAIRESDLVISGGGSLIQDATSFRSLLYYLWVIMQAQRFRRKVMILGQGIGPLRRKISCILARRVLDRVDIIAVRDPDSANLLKKIGVARPPIYVTADPAFLLKAEPTEQFEGDIITFALREWREAPWVEQYAIESLKQLSKELPAKIFLMAMHTPGDLEMASRIGRQVGDSVIVQKENLMPEKLLGIICASKMVVSMRLHALIFAAASGIPMLGITYDPKVESFLKSVGQENMSLEDLKSGKLPRRVLDTWHKRDVLSAQLAEKVPAIKDAAKENIRLALELLE from the coding sequence GTGATAGCTAGAAAACGTATAATTATTTCAGGATACTACGGATTCTCCAACATGGGCGATGAGGCAGTTCTGTCTGCCATCGTCGCTGGCCTTAGGGAACACTCAAAAAAAGACATCGAGATTACCGTAATCTCGGGCGCTCCCAAAGAAACCCAGCTACAGCATGGCGTTCGGGCGCTGTCAAGGCGCTCCATCGCCGAGGTACTCGCCGCGATTCGGGAGAGCGACCTAGTAATAAGCGGCGGCGGCAGTCTCATCCAAGATGCTACAAGCTTTCGCTCGCTTTTATATTATCTATGGGTTATCATGCAGGCACAGCGGTTTCGCCGCAAAGTAATGATTCTCGGCCAAGGAATAGGCCCTCTAAGGCGAAAAATATCTTGCATACTCGCCCGCCGCGTGCTTGATAGAGTTGATATCATAGCAGTTCGCGATCCAGACTCGGCCAATCTGCTTAAAAAAATTGGGGTAGCAAGGCCACCAATTTACGTGACTGCTGACCCCGCGTTTCTTCTCAAAGCCGAACCAACGGAGCAATTCGAGGGAGATATTATAACCTTTGCCCTCCGCGAATGGCGTGAAGCGCCGTGGGTGGAACAATATGCAATCGAATCGCTAAAGCAGCTATCGAAAGAACTGCCAGCGAAAATATTTCTCATGGCAATGCACACACCAGGCGACCTGGAAATGGCTTCAAGAATTGGCAGGCAAGTCGGAGATTCCGTAATCGTTCAAAAAGAAAACCTAATGCCAGAGAAACTCTTGGGCATCATTTGCGCATCGAAAATGGTGGTGTCAATGCGGCTACATGCACTGATATTCGCCGCTGCTTCTGGCATTCCTATGCTCGGCATCACCTACGACCCAAAAGTCGAAAGCTTCCTAAAGTCTGTTGGTCAAGAAAATATGTCTCTTGAAGACTTGAAGTCTGGCAAACTTCCAAGAAGGGTATTAGATACATGGCACAAGCGCGATGTTCTTTCTGCACAATTAGCTGAAAAGGTGCCTGCAATCAAAGATGCTGCAAAAGAAAACATCCGCCTGGCGCTGGAGCTCTTGGAATAG
- a CDS encoding rhomboid family intramembrane serine protease: MIPLRDENPTSTTPLVVYGLIAANVLIYLYNGPLRPGIHNPLAGFELVPYELTTGRDVGPVTPITPWLTIFTSAFMHANWLHIAGNMLYLWIFGNNVEDTFGHFRFLLFYLLSGVGAALLQVLVAPFSTIPMVGASGAIAGVLGAYLILFPHARIITLTFFFFVQLVEYPASIVLGLWILIQIISLSGMDAAAGGVAYAAHVGGFITGVFITYLLGGRKLLRRRRAVGYWYYRRPYW, from the coding sequence GTGATTCCTTTAAGGGATGAAAACCCCACTAGCACAACACCGCTCGTAGTCTATGGGCTAATCGCAGCCAACGTGCTAATATATCTCTACAACGGACCGCTCAGACCAGGGATTCACAATCCACTTGCGGGATTCGAGCTCGTCCCATACGAACTAACAACCGGACGTGATGTCGGTCCCGTGACGCCTATTACCCCTTGGCTCACAATCTTCACTTCAGCGTTTATGCATGCAAATTGGCTCCATATTGCCGGCAACATGCTTTATTTATGGATATTTGGCAACAACGTAGAGGATACATTTGGGCACTTTAGATTCTTGCTTTTTTACCTTTTATCTGGTGTTGGTGCGGCGCTCTTGCAGGTACTGGTTGCTCCATTTTCTACTATCCCAATGGTAGGAGCGAGCGGAGCAATTGCCGGAGTGCTAGGCGCATACTTGATTCTTTTTCCTCATGCAAGAATCATAACCTTAACGTTCTTCTTTTTCGTCCAACTGGTAGAGTATCCGGCATCCATAGTGCTTGGCCTTTGGATATTAATTCAAATCATCAGTCTCAGTGGAATGGATGCAGCCGCTGGAGGGGTAGCATATGCCGCCCACGTTGGCGGCTTCATTACCGGAGTTTTCATCACATATCTTCTAGGTGGGCGAAAGCTCCTTCGTAGGAGACGCGCAGTTGGATATTGGTATTATAGGCGACCATATTGGTAA
- a CDS encoding deoxyguanosinetriphosphate triphosphohydrolase, whose product MLNTPFIRLQQEELERQILSPFATLSAESKGRAKPEEKCPIRTDFQRDRDRIIHSKAFRRLKHKTQVFIDPEEDHYRTRLTHTLEVSQIARTISRGLRLNEDLTEAIALGHDLGHTPFGHAGEEALDEVYREFVPNARFRHNEQSLRVIDIIEKDGCGLNLTAEVREGIVQHSKGSEDVDLNRQGNGTLEGQVVRIADRIAYINHDIDDAIRAGILRETDLPKDCTKVLGRQPSERIAIMVIDLVENSTGKPELGMSDEVLAAANKLKDFLFERVYYVDTPVLRELKKAQKILKELFYFYMEHPELLPTWYNAKLQDIPGRARAVCDFIAGMTDRYAEQKYEEYFMPHSNIFSTK is encoded by the coding sequence ATGTTAAATACTCCTTTCATAAGACTGCAACAAGAAGAACTAGAGCGGCAGATTTTATCACCCTTTGCAACGCTGAGCGCTGAATCAAAAGGACGCGCAAAGCCGGAGGAGAAATGTCCAATCCGCACAGACTTTCAGCGCGACCGTGACAGAATTATTCACTCAAAAGCCTTCCGCCGCCTGAAACACAAAACGCAAGTCTTCATCGACCCCGAAGAAGATCACTACCGCACTCGATTAACGCACACGCTTGAAGTTTCACAAATCGCACGCACCATCAGCCGAGGGCTGCGGCTAAATGAAGACCTTACCGAAGCCATCGCTCTCGGCCATGATCTTGGACACACACCATTCGGCCATGCAGGAGAAGAAGCACTTGACGAGGTATACCGCGAGTTCGTTCCTAATGCGCGTTTTCGGCATAACGAGCAAAGTTTGAGGGTCATTGATATAATCGAAAAAGACGGTTGTGGCTTAAACTTGACTGCTGAAGTTCGCGAGGGCATCGTTCAGCACTCAAAGGGAAGCGAAGACGTGGACCTTAACAGGCAAGGAAACGGCACGCTTGAAGGGCAAGTTGTACGCATTGCCGACCGAATTGCCTATATAAACCACGACATTGACGACGCCATCAGAGCTGGAATTCTCCGAGAAACTGACCTGCCAAAAGATTGCACAAAAGTTCTCGGACGGCAGCCCTCCGAGCGCATTGCGATAATGGTGATTGACCTTGTCGAGAACAGCACTGGTAAGCCAGAGCTAGGCATGAGCGACGAAGTACTTGCGGCTGCCAACAAACTAAAAGATTTCTTATTCGAACGCGTATACTATGTTGACACCCCCGTATTGCGAGAACTCAAAAAAGCGCAGAAAATTCTCAAAGAACTTTTTTACTTCTATATGGAGCATCCGGAACTTCTTCCCACCTGGTACAACGCAAAACTGCAGGATATTCCAGGAAGGGCACGCGCAGTATGCGACTTCATTGCTGGGATGACGGACAGATATGCGGAACAGAAATATGAAGAATATTTCATGCCGCACTCGAACATATTTTCAACAAAATAA
- a CDS encoding PEP-CTERM sorting domain-containing protein (PEP-CTERM proteins occur, often in large numbers, in the proteomes of bacteria that also encode an exosortase, a predicted intramembrane cysteine proteinase. The presence of a PEP-CTERM domain at a protein's C-terminus predicts cleavage within the sorting domain, followed by covalent anchoring to some some component of the (usually Gram-negative) cell surface. Many PEP-CTERM proteins exhibit an unusual sequence composition that includes large numbers of potential glycosylation sites. Expression of one such protein has been shown restore the ability of a bacterium to form floc, a type of biofilm.), with protein sequence MKKILVALTVVAMALAIAPAYAWDLEVTDGFESGNLAAWNIGAWGTFSVGTAAQGYQVRTGYWSARQGNSTVDRIGRNFNNNSQQFWFKEGQAEAWVYDDMTFSPNDDMRLGVVTTKCTSWTATNSPAGYITGAITNTSTGWGSTDYYCLMWSYTYAKLDGVTVPTFAGTTWTVGSAAPRSLGWHRWRITWSFDYDAGVGTIKWYVDSTLAPKMTMTMNNTCARWANTSTPATLILGNWSAVAHGYNYVDDVVWRGTWNMVPEPTSLLALGAGLFGLAGFIRRRR encoded by the coding sequence ATGAAGAAGATATTAGTAGCCTTAACAGTTGTTGCAATGGCGCTCGCAATCGCCCCTGCATACGCATGGGACTTAGAAGTTACCGACGGCTTTGAGTCGGGAAATCTAGCCGCATGGAACATAGGTGCTTGGGGTACGTTCAGCGTAGGCACTGCGGCCCAGGGGTATCAGGTGAGAACTGGTTATTGGTCCGCACGCCAGGGCAACTCGACCGTTGACAGAATCGGGCGCAACTTCAACAACAACAGCCAGCAGTTCTGGTTCAAGGAAGGCCAGGCAGAGGCTTGGGTCTACGATGACATGACCTTCAGCCCGAACGACGACATGCGGTTGGGCGTAGTCACCACCAAGTGCACCTCTTGGACTGCGACAAACTCACCAGCTGGCTACATCACAGGCGCAATTACCAACACCAGCACGGGTTGGGGTAGCACCGACTACTACTGCTTGATGTGGTCGTACACCTACGCCAAGCTGGACGGCGTGACTGTTCCAACATTTGCTGGCACCACGTGGACCGTTGGTTCAGCTGCTCCTAGGAGCCTAGGTTGGCACAGGTGGAGAATAACCTGGTCATTCGACTATGACGCAGGTGTAGGCACAATCAAGTGGTATGTGGACAGCACCCTTGCGCCGAAGATGACAATGACCATGAACAACACCTGCGCTCGGTGGGCTAACACAAGCACGCCAGCAACCCTAATCCTTGGCAACTGGTCAGCGGTAGCCCATGGCTACAACTACGTCGATGACGTCGTATGGCGCGGCACCTGGAACATGGTGCCTGAGCCAACAAGCTTGCTTGCGCTTGGCGCCGGCCTGTTCGGACTCGCCGGATTCATCCGACGCAGAAGGTAG
- a CDS encoding DUF5693 family protein, translating to MLKRNWLLLILIIPGLLSAFVLADRRYKLEIANRNVELILDYQELQNVALSESTALSDVLSSFRQAGVTGIAITEQTLEDLASTGQIRFRATLYNNEPCTEVIIPDSTLAKRVWEALLKRNYLHIHFANKPTCFVIKATPETLNTIGIGLPPEAVNLIRQCGFDVVARLQNHPAITTKAIDSAAKELRQDGISRLICAGDEVIGFRGLLSHAAKQLEKNSLIYGSIEFAKQKGDTIMCRELEGNFIRAHSIPYTEMAGMAPSAAIERFARAVKERNIRLCYIRLIESSGQSDIDKNVQFVSSIRKAIEKAGYKIGTARPFGTSSQPIILLLLMALSIASAGIILLDSIVTLPGIFKYGILILAFAAFAGLIASSELGKQLVALKAAIIFPTLGVVGVIGPRFACKTNEKSPALTATKLFIGTSIFTLIGAFHIAGMLGNRLYMVKVEQFIGIKLAHIVPLFVVIFVMAAGLPMINEPLGRVWAKVRENLHSVMAHPLFVWHAIAVSFALIILLIALMRTGNDAAIGVSTVELKFRAILDKILFVRPRTKEFLIGHPAMFLGIALLVSRRRAWGLPLIALGTLGQVSMLNTFCHIHTPLALSAMRTINGLVLGFILGLAAWLIFGKRNTGVSRKLTSDS from the coding sequence GTGCTTAAACGAAACTGGCTACTGCTTATTCTTATTATACCCGGCCTGCTGAGTGCTTTTGTCCTCGCAGACCGTCGGTACAAGCTAGAAATAGCAAACCGCAATGTTGAGCTTATTCTTGACTACCAAGAACTCCAAAATGTTGCTTTGTCGGAATCAACGGCACTTTCGGACGTCCTAAGCAGTTTCCGCCAAGCAGGCGTGACCGGCATAGCAATCACCGAGCAAACCCTGGAGGACCTGGCATCAACAGGCCAAATTCGTTTTAGAGCAACCCTTTATAATAATGAACCGTGTACCGAGGTTATCATCCCTGATTCCACGCTGGCAAAACGTGTTTGGGAGGCGCTGCTCAAACGCAACTATTTGCACATCCATTTTGCTAATAAGCCAACTTGCTTTGTTATCAAGGCAACCCCAGAAACGCTCAACACAATAGGCATAGGGCTACCTCCAGAAGCTGTAAATCTTATTAGGCAATGCGGCTTTGACGTTGTAGCCCGACTCCAAAACCACCCTGCGATAACCACAAAAGCAATAGATTCGGCAGCCAAGGAGCTGAGGCAAGATGGCATATCAAGGCTGATTTGTGCCGGCGACGAGGTGATTGGTTTCAGAGGACTCCTCTCCCATGCCGCAAAACAACTTGAGAAAAACAGCCTAATCTACGGGTCAATTGAGTTTGCCAAACAGAAGGGCGATACTATAATGTGCAGGGAGCTTGAGGGGAATTTCATCCGCGCCCACAGTATTCCCTACACTGAGATGGCTGGCATGGCTCCATCGGCAGCTATCGAGCGGTTTGCCCGCGCAGTAAAGGAACGCAACATACGACTTTGCTATATACGCTTAATAGAATCATCCGGCCAGTCGGATATAGATAAAAATGTACAATTCGTTAGTTCAATACGCAAAGCCATCGAAAAAGCCGGCTACAAAATCGGCACTGCCAGGCCCTTTGGAACATCCTCACAACCGATAATACTCCTCTTGCTAATGGCGCTCTCCATCGCCTCAGCTGGGATTATACTTCTCGACTCAATAGTCACTCTGCCGGGAATATTTAAATATGGAATCCTAATACTCGCCTTTGCTGCATTCGCCGGCTTAATAGCCTCAAGCGAACTTGGCAAACAACTAGTTGCTCTTAAAGCTGCTATCATATTCCCGACCCTAGGAGTCGTTGGCGTGATAGGCCCACGCTTTGCGTGTAAAACAAACGAAAAGTCGCCAGCATTAACAGCAACAAAACTATTCATTGGAACATCAATTTTTACACTCATTGGCGCCTTTCACATCGCCGGGATGCTTGGGAACCGGCTATATATGGTCAAAGTCGAACAGTTTATAGGCATCAAGCTAGCGCATATTGTCCCACTTTTTGTAGTAATCTTCGTCATGGCAGCAGGGTTGCCAATGATAAATGAACCTCTTGGGCGTGTTTGGGCAAAGGTTCGTGAGAATCTTCACTCAGTGATGGCACATCCGCTTTTTGTATGGCATGCGATAGCGGTTAGCTTTGCACTAATCATTCTTCTTATTGCACTCATGCGTACAGGAAACGATGCGGCAATTGGGGTATCAACAGTCGAACTCAAATTCCGAGCAATACTCGATAAAATCCTTTTCGTTCGCCCGCGAACAAAGGAGTTCCTAATCGGCCACCCCGCTATGTTCCTCGGCATTGCTCTTCTAGTGAGCAGGCGCCGTGCCTGGGGTCTACCACTAATCGCGCTTGGTACGCTCGGTCAGGTTTCTATGCTGAATACCTTCTGTCACATACACACCCCACTTGCGCTGTCGGCAATGCGCACCATTAATGGGCTGGTGCTCGGCTTTATACTTGGATTGGCCGCTTGGCTGATTTTCGGCAAGCGCAATACCGGGGTCTCACGTAAGTTAACCAGTGATAGCTAG
- the sigH gene encoding RNA polymerase sporulation sigma factor SigH translates to MEYDQDLVPQRHAQYEGMSDAGVVERAQAGEEQAAEYLLYKYRNLVRNKVRSYFLVGAEKEDLLQVGMIGLWQAVVDYRADKAISFPAFARICIQRHIITAIKTATRQKQIPLNTSLSLESPPDESSSEWTLSDILTSENVVDPEEVVLRQEDSNQLQERLQQMLSDFEWRVLSGYRVGKSYREIASELQCKTKSVDNALARIKRKVSNTPLDMLVG, encoded by the coding sequence ATGGAATACGATCAGGACCTTGTGCCACAAAGGCATGCTCAATACGAAGGTATGTCGGACGCCGGAGTCGTCGAGCGTGCGCAGGCGGGTGAAGAGCAAGCCGCCGAGTATCTTCTCTATAAATACAGAAACCTTGTTCGCAACAAAGTGAGATCTTATTTCCTTGTGGGCGCAGAGAAAGAAGACCTTCTGCAGGTCGGGATGATTGGCCTCTGGCAAGCGGTGGTGGATTATAGAGCCGACAAAGCCATTTCATTCCCCGCATTTGCCAGAATCTGCATCCAGCGGCACATTATTACCGCCATTAAGACCGCTACGCGCCAAAAGCAAATTCCGCTGAACACCTCTCTTTCGCTCGAGTCGCCGCCCGATGAGTCGAGTTCCGAATGGACGCTTTCCGACATTCTTACTTCTGAGAATGTCGTCGACCCAGAAGAGGTGGTGCTCAGGCAGGAAGATTCGAATCAGCTGCAAGAGAGGCTTCAGCAAATGCTAAGCGACTTTGAATGGCGGGTGCTTTCTGGATATCGAGTCGGCAAGTCGTACAGGGAGATTGCGTCCGAGCTTCAGTGCAAAACAAAATCAGTGGATAATGCTCTGGCGCGCATAAAACGAAAAGTATCTAATACACCACTCGATATGCTGGTAGGTTAA
- a CDS encoding CvpA family protein, with amino-acid sequence MGNWIDLATIIMLALAVIIETKRGFGRAVFDLAAALVAVRIAYMVADPLSASIKVSANPATNQTIAFVAPFIVLSALLWFLGKLVYEATLISAEIFDPLLGGICGILIGITIDHVFVRTIVFAAGTKELPSLITDSALGREFLYFDTYHRIVQALYNFHRPDSAVVPEK; translated from the coding sequence ATGGGCAACTGGATAGATTTGGCAACAATTATAATGCTTGCTTTGGCGGTGATAATAGAAACCAAGCGTGGTTTTGGCCGTGCCGTCTTTGACCTTGCCGCCGCTCTCGTGGCAGTACGAATCGCATATATGGTTGCTGACCCGCTTTCGGCATCAATCAAGGTTTCGGCGAATCCTGCAACAAACCAAACCATTGCATTTGTAGCGCCATTTATTGTCCTGTCAGCATTGCTTTGGTTTCTAGGTAAGCTTGTCTACGAAGCAACGCTCATATCCGCAGAGATTTTTGACCCTCTCCTCGGCGGAATTTGCGGCATATTGATTGGCATTACCATTGACCATGTGTTTGTTCGAACTATTGTGTTTGCCGCCGGTACGAAAGAGCTCCCTTCGCTCATTACAGACTCAGCCTTGGGCAGGGAATTCCTCTATTTTGACACCTATCACCGAATCGTTCAGGCGCTTTACAACTTTCATAGACCAGATTCAGCTGTTGTTCCCGAAAAATAA
- the amrB gene encoding AmmeMemoRadiSam system protein B: MSVRHPAVAGMFYEAGQAALIKEVESCFLGPGGPGRLPDVKKEGARRIVGLVSPHAGFVYSGPVAAHAYLRLAEDGIPPNIVLIGPSHRPIMAPVAVADDEAWRTPLGNVPINTTIARNIVSEYPAAVLNSRAHRAEHSIEVQLPFLQYIASKTGQEVKIVPLIIGVSIYDPNASEFVHTLGKALVKILQGENVVVIASTDFSHYEPQQLAKRKDLAAIEQILALDADGLIKTVREMDISMCGVVPTAVTIETCKGLGATSCHQLAYRTSGDVTGDYLQVVGYASLEIGR, encoded by the coding sequence ATGTCAGTACGCCATCCCGCTGTTGCTGGGATGTTCTACGAAGCCGGGCAGGCGGCATTAATAAAAGAAGTGGAATCCTGCTTCCTTGGGCCTGGGGGCCCTGGGCGATTGCCTGACGTAAAAAAGGAAGGAGCGCGCCGAATTGTTGGTTTAGTCAGCCCTCATGCCGGCTTCGTATATTCAGGCCCAGTTGCGGCACACGCCTACCTCCGACTTGCTGAAGACGGAATTCCCCCCAATATTGTGCTCATCGGTCCAAGCCATCGGCCGATAATGGCGCCAGTTGCCGTCGCCGACGATGAAGCATGGCGCACTCCACTAGGCAATGTTCCCATCAATACTACAATCGCTAGAAACATCGTTTCCGAATATCCAGCCGCCGTTCTGAATTCGCGCGCCCACCGTGCAGAACACTCAATTGAAGTTCAGCTGCCCTTTCTTCAGTACATCGCCTCCAAAACAGGCCAAGAAGTGAAAATTGTTCCACTTATCATAGGCGTCTCAATATACGATCCAAACGCTTCAGAGTTCGTGCATACCCTTGGCAAAGCACTAGTAAAAATCCTACAAGGGGAAAATGTGGTCGTGATAGCAAGCACTGATTTTTCTCACTATGAACCTCAGCAATTAGCAAAGCGAAAGGACTTGGCAGCAATTGAGCAAATCCTAGCGCTCGATGCCGACGGACTCATAAAAACAGTAAGAGAAATGGATATTTCAATGTGCGGCGTCGTTCCAACAGCAGTCACCATTGAGACTTGTAAAGGTTTAGGAGCAACATCATGCCATCAGCTGGCATATCGCACCTCTGGCGATGTAACCGGCGATTACCTTCAAGTAGTCGGATATGCTTCACTTGAGATAGGCAGGTAG
- the lepB gene encoding signal peptidase I: MKKKYSRVLRELCETIVMTAVVFAFLVTFIVQGFKVCGRCMEPHLRSGERLLGNKFIYRFEKPVRGDIIVFRFPADPRKIFIKRIIALPGEIIEIRSGKVFINNKEIKEPYLSCNAHGDFPPQKVPEGCVFVLGDNRDESNDSRFWGDLPIKNIQAKAWLRYWPLSRLHVFK, encoded by the coding sequence ATGAAGAAAAAATATTCACGAGTTCTAAGGGAATTGTGCGAAACTATCGTTATGACAGCGGTGGTGTTCGCATTCCTTGTAACATTTATAGTCCAAGGCTTCAAAGTATGTGGGCGTTGCATGGAGCCGCATCTTCGAAGTGGCGAGCGTCTTCTAGGCAACAAATTTATCTACAGGTTTGAGAAGCCTGTAAGAGGTGATATTATCGTATTCCGATTCCCGGCGGATCCTCGCAAGATATTCATCAAACGAATCATTGCTCTTCCGGGTGAAATAATTGAGATACGCTCGGGCAAGGTATTCATAAACAACAAAGAAATAAAAGAGCCGTATCTTTCATGCAATGCTCACGGCGACTTCCCGCCCCAAAAGGTGCCTGAGGGGTGCGTATTCGTGCTCGGAGACAACCGTGACGAAAGCAACGACAGCAGGTTCTGGGGCGATCTGCCCATTAAGAACATTCAGGCAAAAGCATGGCTTCGTTACTGGCCTTTGTCTAGATTACATGTTTTCAAATAA